One Cyclopterus lumpus isolate fCycLum1 chromosome 7, fCycLum1.pri, whole genome shotgun sequence DNA window includes the following coding sequences:
- the pgd gene encoding 6-phosphogluconate dehydrogenase, decarboxylating produces the protein MAEADIALIGLAVMGQNLIMNMNDHGFVVCAYNRTVSKVHDFLKNEAKGSKVVGAESLEDMVSKLKKPRRIVLLVKAGQAVDDFVDKLVPLLEAGDIIIDGGNSEYRDTTRRCKSLKEKGLLFVGSGVSGGEEGARYGPSLMPGGHKEAWPHIKEIFQSIAAKVGTGEPCCDWVGDEGAGHFVKMVHNGIEYGDMQLICEAYHLMKDVLGMDHDEMAQAFDSWNKTELDSFLIEITANIFKYKDSDGTHLLPKIRDSAGQKGTGKWTAISALEYGTPVTLIGEAVFARCLSSLKDERVEASRSLSGPQGVKFSGDKAAFLEDIRKALYASKIISYAQGFMLLRQAAKEFDWSLNYGAIALMWRGGCIIRSVFLGEIKEAFDRDAELQNLLLDTFFSDAVQDCQESWRRTVSTGVQHGIPMPCFTTALSFYDGYRHEKLPANLLQAQRDYFGAHTYELLSNPGHYIHTNWTGHGGNVSSSSYNA, from the exons ATGGCTGA GGCAGACATTGCACTGATCGGTTTGGCTGTCATGGGCCAAAACCTCATCATGAACATGAATGACCACGGCTTCGTG GTCTGCGCTTACAACCGAACCGTGTCCAAGGTGCATGACTTCCTGAAGAATGAGGCGAAGGGCTCCAAGGTGGTTGGAGCCGAATCCCTGGAGGACATGGTGTCCAAGCTGAAGAAGCCCAGGAGGATCGTCCTGCTGGTCAAGGCAGGGCAGGCTGTGGATGACTTTGTCGACAAACTG gTCCCTCTTCTTGAGGCTGGGGATATCATCATCGACGGGGGCAACTCTGAATACAGAGACACAACA CGGCGGTGCAAGAGTCTGAAAGAGAAGGGCTTGCTGTTTGTCGGCAGTGGAGTCAGTGGTGGAGAAGAAGGGGCTCGTTATGGACCCTCACTAATGCCGGGAGGACATAAAGAGGCCTG GCCACATATAAAAGAAATCTTCCAGAGCATCGCTGCCAAGGTCGGAACAGGAGAACCTTGTTGTGACTGG GTTGGAGATGAGGGTGCAGGTCATTTTGTGAAAATGGTCCATAATGGCATCGAGTATGGCGACATGCAGCTGATTTGTGAGGCCTATCACCTCATGAAGGATGTTCTGGGTATGGACCACGATGAGATGGCACAG GCTTTCGACAGCTGGAACAAGACAGAGTTGGACTCCTTCCTGATCGAGATCACGGCGAACATCTTTAAATACAAGGACTCTGATGGTACACACCTGTTGCCCAAGATCCGCGACAGTGCTGGACAGAAAGGCACAGGGAAGTGGACGGCCATCTCAGCCCTGGAATACGGCACGCCCGTAACTCTGATCg GAGAGGCTGTCTTTGCCAGATGCCTGTCCTCTCTTAAGGATGAGAGAGTTGAGGCCAGCCGCAGCCTTTCAGGGCCACAGGGGGTCAAATTCAGCGGTGACAAGGCTGCCTTCCTGGAGGACATCAGAAAG GCTCTCTACGCCTCCAAGATCATTTCCTACGCGCAGGGCTTCATGCTGCTGCGCCAGGCAGCCAAAGAGTTCGACTGGTCCCTCAACTACGGAGCAATCGCTCTGATGTGGAGAGGAGGCTGCATCATCCGAAG TGTCTTCTTGGGTGAAATCAAAGAGGCGTTCGACAGAGACGCTGAGCTGCAGAACTTGTTGCTGGACACGTTCTTCAGTGATGCTGTGCAGGACTGTCAG GAGTCATGGCGCAGAACGGTCAGCACTGGAGTCCAGCACGGCATCCCGATGCCCTGTTTCACCACAGCTCTGTCCTTCTATGATGGTTACAGACATGAAAAGCTGCCCGCTAACCTCCTCCAG gcCCAGAGGGACTACTTCGGAGCCCACACATATGAACTGCTGTCAAACCCCGGTCATTACATCCACACCAACTGGACTGGCCATGGTGGAAATGTCTCCTCTTCATCCTACAATGCTTGA
- the tardbpl gene encoding TAR DNA binding protein, like isoform X2, producing the protein MSELYIRVAEDENEEPMEIPSEDDGTILLSSVAAQFPGACGLRYRNPESQCMRGVRLVEGVLHAPENDWGNLVYVVNYPKDNKRKMDEIDAASAVKVKRGFQKTSDLIVLGLPWKTSEQDLKDYFTTFGEVIMVQVKRDLKTGNSKGFGFVRFTEYETQTKVIAQRHMIDGRWCDCKLPNSKAGPDEPMRSRKIFVGRCTEDMTTDELRQYFMQYGEVTDVFIPKPFRAFAFVTFADDQVAQALCGEDLIIKGISVHISNAEPKHNNSRQMMDRGRFGAVHQLFPNFPGGSASLAAMFDRSQYQFPSSHV; encoded by the exons ATGTCCGAGCTGTACATTCGTGTGGCTGAAGATGAAAACGAGGAGCCCATGGAAATCCCTTCGGAGGATGATGGTACTATTTTGCTATCGTCGGTAGCAGCACAGTTTCCAGGGGCGTGCGGGCTGCGTTACAGGAACCCAGAATCCCAGTGTATGAGGGGAGTCCGGCTCGTGGAGGGGGTCCTGCATGCTCCTGAGAACGACTGGGGGAACTTGGTCTATGTCGTCAATTACCCTAAAG ATAACAAAAGAAAGATGGATGAAATAGATGCTGCCTCAGCTGTGAAAGTGAAAAGGGGCTTTCAGAAGACATCAGATCTCATTGTCCTCGGGCTGCCATGGAAAACAAGCGAACAAGACCTGAAAGATTATTTCACTACTTTTGGGGAGGTCATCATGGTGCAG GTCAAGAGGGATTTGAAGACTGGCAACTCCAAAGGGTTCGGGTTTGTCCGGTTCACCGAGTATGAGACGCAAACCAAAGTGATTGCTCAGAGACACATGATTGATGGACGATGGTGTGACTGCAAACTTCCCAACTCAAAG GCGGGTCCTGATGAGCCCATGCGGAGCCGTAAAATCTTTGTTGGCCGCTGTACAGAGGACATGACAACCGATGAACTGAGGCAGTACTTCATGCAGTATGGCGAAGTCACTGATGTCTTCATCCCCAAACCTTTCCGGGCATTTGCATTTGTCACGTTTGCCGATGACCAG GTTGCCCAAGCCCTGTGTGGAGAGGACTTGATCATCAAGGGCATCAGCGTGCACATCTCCAATGCTGAGCCCAAACACAATAATAGTAGGCAAATGATGGATCGAGGGCGGTTTGGGGCTG TTCACCAACTCTTTCCCAATTTCCCGGGAGGAAGCGCCTCATTGGCTGCAATGTTCGACAGATCTCAGTATCAATTCCCCTCTTCCCATGTGTAA
- the tardbpl gene encoding TAR DNA binding protein, like isoform X1, which produces MSELYIRVAEDENEEPMEIPSEDDGTILLSSVAAQFPGACGLRYRNPESQCMRGVRLVEGVLHAPENDWGNLVYVVNYPKDNKRKMDEIDAASAVKVKRGFQKTSDLIVLGLPWKTSEQDLKDYFTTFGEVIMVQVKRDLKTGNSKGFGFVRFTEYETQTKVIAQRHMIDGRWCDCKLPNSKAGPDEPMRSRKIFVGRCTEDMTTDELRQYFMQYGEVTDVFIPKPFRAFAFVTFADDQVAQALCGEDLIIKGISVHISNAEPKHNNSRQMMDRGRFGAGGFSQGYGSNRGGIGSGSGGVNFGALGLNPAMVAAAQAALQSSWGMMGMLANQQGLATTAGTAPTTRDQTYSSTSASYSSPSSASLGWAAGTNTASSSGFSSGFGTSMESKSSSWGV; this is translated from the exons ATGTCCGAGCTGTACATTCGTGTGGCTGAAGATGAAAACGAGGAGCCCATGGAAATCCCTTCGGAGGATGATGGTACTATTTTGCTATCGTCGGTAGCAGCACAGTTTCCAGGGGCGTGCGGGCTGCGTTACAGGAACCCAGAATCCCAGTGTATGAGGGGAGTCCGGCTCGTGGAGGGGGTCCTGCATGCTCCTGAGAACGACTGGGGGAACTTGGTCTATGTCGTCAATTACCCTAAAG ATAACAAAAGAAAGATGGATGAAATAGATGCTGCCTCAGCTGTGAAAGTGAAAAGGGGCTTTCAGAAGACATCAGATCTCATTGTCCTCGGGCTGCCATGGAAAACAAGCGAACAAGACCTGAAAGATTATTTCACTACTTTTGGGGAGGTCATCATGGTGCAG GTCAAGAGGGATTTGAAGACTGGCAACTCCAAAGGGTTCGGGTTTGTCCGGTTCACCGAGTATGAGACGCAAACCAAAGTGATTGCTCAGAGACACATGATTGATGGACGATGGTGTGACTGCAAACTTCCCAACTCAAAG GCGGGTCCTGATGAGCCCATGCGGAGCCGTAAAATCTTTGTTGGCCGCTGTACAGAGGACATGACAACCGATGAACTGAGGCAGTACTTCATGCAGTATGGCGAAGTCACTGATGTCTTCATCCCCAAACCTTTCCGGGCATTTGCATTTGTCACGTTTGCCGATGACCAG GTTGCCCAAGCCCTGTGTGGAGAGGACTTGATCATCAAGGGCATCAGCGTGCACATCTCCAATGCTGAGCCCAAACACAATAATAGTAGGCAAATGATGGATCGAGGGCGGTTTGGGGCTGGTGGGTTCAGTCAGGGCTATGGCAGTAATCGTGGGGGGATAGGCAGCGGTAGTGGTGGGGTAAACTTTGGGGCTCTCGGTCTAAACCCAGCGATGGTGGCGGCAGCTCAGGCAGCGCTGCAGAGCAGTTGGGGAATGATGGGCATGCTGGCTAACCAGCAGGGTCTGGCCACAACGGCAGGCACAGCCCCTACAACCCGAGACCAGACCTATAGCTCTACCAGCGCCAGTTACAGCAGCCCCAGCTCAGCTAGCCTCGGTTGGGCTGCAGGCACTAACACCGCCTCTAGCAGTGGCTTCAGCTCCGGCTTTGGCACCTCTATGGAGTCCAAGTCTTCTAGTTGGGGAGTGTAG